ATGGAAACGGGAGCTTCCAATCACCAACGGTTACGGCGCTGTCGGTTACGAAGACTGGAAGAATTTTCTCACCCTTTCTACCCTTTCTCTCGCTTCCATGAATCTATCCGGTGAGATGTCTTCCTCTCTTCCCGCCTCCTCTGTTATTATGGTCACCTCTTTTCCATCACACATGAGAAAACCGCCTGCGACTTTGAGATGAAACTCTTCTTCGCTGGCCCTGATCTTTATATCGCACACGGAGAGCTGAGCGATTATGGGCGCCCTCCTCGGTAGGATACCCATGGCTCCTTCGACGGTACGAAAGGAAATGAAGTCGCTCTCTCTGTCGAACACCGTTCCGTAAGGTGTTACGATCTTCACTTTCACGGTTTCAACTCCTCATCTCTTTAGCGCGCTCTTTGACTTCGTCGATGTTCCCGGCCATGAGAAACGCCTGTTCGGGTACATCGTCGAGCTTTCCATCGAGAATCTCTTTGAACCCTCTGATCGTCTCTTCAAGTGGAACGTATTTACCTGGCCTTCCTGTGAACCTTTCGGCAACGTGGAAAGGCTGACTCAGGAACCTCTGAATTCTCCTTGCTCGATGAACAACAAGTTTATCCTCTGGGGACAGCTCCTCCACACCGAGGATGGCTATGATATCCTGCAGGTCCTTGTACCTCTGGAGTACCTCCTGCACACCCCTTGCTACTTCGTAGTGTTCTCTTCCAACAACGGTGGGATCGAGTATCTTCGAGGAAGAATCAAGTGGGTCAACTGCAGGATAGAGTCCCAGCTCTGCGATCCTTCTTGACAGAACGACTGTCGCATCCAGATGTGCAAAGGTGGTTGCAGGAGCAGGGTCGGTTATATCGTCCGCGGGTACGTAGATAGCTTGAACAGAAGTTATGGATCCTCTCCTGGTTGAGGTGATCCTTTCTTGGAGTTCTCCCATGTCGGTTGCGAGGGTGGGTTGGTAACCAACGGCGGACGGCATTCTTCCAAGCAGGGCGGAAACCTCACTTCCTGCTTGAACGAACCTGAATATGTTGTCTATGAACAAAAGAACGTCTCTTCCCTCAACATCCCTGAAGTACTCAGCGATCGTGAGCGCAGTCAGAGCGACTCTGAACCTCGCCCCCGGTGGCTCGTTCATCTGTCCAAAGACAAGAACGGTGTTACCCAGAACCCCGCTTTCCTGCATTTCGAGCCAGAGTTCATTTCCCTCCCTCGTTCTTTCGCCAACACCTGCGAACACGGAGAACCCTTTATGCTCTATAGCGATGTTTCTGATCAGCTCCATGACGAGCACGGTCTTTCCAACACCAGCGCCACCGAAGAATCCTATTTTTCCACCTTTCGGAAAGGGGGCGAGTAGATCTATAACCTTTATGCCAGTCTCGAGTATTTCGATCTCGGTGGACTGCTCCACAAGTTCAGGAGCCAGTCTGTGGATTGGCCATCTTTCTTTCACCTTTATATCGCCGGCTTCGTCCACAGGTTCCCCTATCACGTTCAGGATCCTCCCGAGAACCTCCTTCCCAACGGGAGCAGTTATCGGCTCGCCCGTGTCGACCACTTCCAATCCTTTGGTGAGTCCGTCGGTAGAATCCATCGCCACCGTTCTAACAACACCATCTCCTATGAGTTGCTCCACCTCGAGGACAACCTTCTGGCCTGTCTGGGGGTTCACAACTTCGAGGGCATTGAATATGTCTGGAAGTTCTTCTTCAGGGAACTTCACATCCACAACAGGCCCCATCACTCCCACTACGTATCCCTTTGAACCTTTTGCCATGCCGTATCACCTCATTTTTCGATTTCTTTCAGTGCCTCTGCACCCGTCACTATTTCTATGAGTTCTTGGGTGATCGAAGCCTGACGCGCCTTGTTGTAAGCCAGAGTCAACTCTCTGATCACTTCCTGAGCGTTGTCGGTTGCGTTCTTCATGGCGTTCTGTCTGGCGTAGAACTCTCCTATCCTTGTCTGGAACATGAACTCCATCAAAGTGGCAGACAGATAATAATGGAGCACGACAGGAACGAGTTGCTCGGGAAGAGGTTCATATTCAAAGTCTTCTTTCCTTTTCTCCTTTCTTTTGAGTGGAATGAGATTGTACACTTCCGGTTTTTGAATGAGGATGTTCTTGAACCGACTGAATACCACCCTGACGTTCACGGGTCTACCATCCAGGAACTCGAGGATATCTTCTACGATCGTTGAACCGTTTCTGAAATCCGGTATCTCGTAGAATCTATCGTACATCTTCAGAACGTTTCCCGTTTTGAAGTGATTTATAGCCTTGAGACCTATGAGTACAAGATGGGGATCCCTGGACTCGGAAATCACCCTCTCTGCTTCCCTTATGATTTCACTGTTGAAAGAACCACAAAGCCCCATATCACTCGTTATCACTACAATCAGATCCCTGTCTCCTTCTTCGAAAAAGATGGGATCGAGACTTTCATCGGGTATCAGTGACCACAATTGTTTTATCTCTTCGTAGAAGGGTTTGAACTTTTGATATTCTGCTTCCAGTTTCCTCGATTTTGCACGTGCCACCATTTCCATGGCACGTGTGATCTTCATAAGAGATTGTGTAGCACTTATTTTTCGCCTTATTTGTAACATTCGTCCTCTACTCATCGACTATCACACCCTGAACAGAGACTTGAATTCTTCGATCGCCTTCTT
This sequence is a window from Thermotoga sp.. Protein-coding genes within it:
- a CDS encoding F0F1 ATP synthase subunit epsilon, encoding MKVKIVTPYGTVFDRESDFISFRTVEGAMGILPRRAPIIAQLSVCDIKIRASEEEFHLKVAGGFLMCDGKEVTIITEEAGREEDISPDRFMEARERVERVRKFFQSS
- the atpD gene encoding F0F1 ATP synthase subunit beta, yielding MAKGSKGYVVGVMGPVVDVKFPEEELPDIFNALEVVNPQTGQKVVLEVEQLIGDGVVRTVAMDSTDGLTKGLEVVDTGEPITAPVGKEVLGRILNVIGEPVDEAGDIKVKERWPIHRLAPELVEQSTEIEILETGIKVIDLLAPFPKGGKIGFFGGAGVGKTVLVMELIRNIAIEHKGFSVFAGVGERTREGNELWLEMQESGVLGNTVLVFGQMNEPPGARFRVALTALTIAEYFRDVEGRDVLLFIDNIFRFVQAGSEVSALLGRMPSAVGYQPTLATDMGELQERITSTRRGSITSVQAIYVPADDITDPAPATTFAHLDATVVLSRRIAELGLYPAVDPLDSSSKILDPTVVGREHYEVARGVQEVLQRYKDLQDIIAILGVEELSPEDKLVVHRARRIQRFLSQPFHVAERFTGRPGKYVPLEETIRGFKEILDGKLDDVPEQAFLMAGNIDEVKERAKEMRS
- the atpG gene encoding ATP synthase F1 subunit gamma, whose amino-acid sequence is MSRGRMLQIRRKISATQSLMKITRAMEMVARAKSRKLEAEYQKFKPFYEEIKQLWSLIPDESLDPIFFEEGDRDLIVVITSDMGLCGSFNSEIIREAERVISESRDPHLVLIGLKAINHFKTGNVLKMYDRFYEIPDFRNGSTIVEDILEFLDGRPVNVRVVFSRFKNILIQKPEVYNLIPLKRKEKRKEDFEYEPLPEQLVPVVLHYYLSATLMEFMFQTRIGEFYARQNAMKNATDNAQEVIRELTLAYNKARQASITQELIEIVTGAEALKEIEK